One segment of Halococcus salsus DNA contains the following:
- a CDS encoding Nramp family divalent metal transporter yields the protein MSENREAGVDGVPGGDFFDKYGLAFVMVASYFGSGSVFIASSAGVQYGYALLWAVVGAVVLGFIAQYISARLGIFGKPLMTFIHERVGTPVATALALVLSVGCIAWGLALTAAVGEGVSVLLGGAIQWQPIAVACGVLAIVVGILGYDAVEKVMITMMFGLLIAYVVVAVGSGPSIGGVAGGFVPGIPDIGALTLVASILGTTALWPNFFLESILVREKGWTDEFAIPTMRLDLGVGYAIGGVVTMAIVIATAAVLRPAGITEIATFITPGRALADVLGDWALVLFLVGAIVAAFNSIVPIMWTPAYIIPQATGRDVDSDDRLFRIVYIIGIGVSALSPLVAAFFGLSVVDMIVLFPALNGVIGLPITAVCLVWAANSTGLLGEHTNGPALNAVGAVLVVLSVVLGVSSAQSVIGAITGGGL from the coding sequence ATGAGTGAAAACAGGGAGGCCGGGGTCGATGGGGTTCCCGGCGGTGACTTCTTCGACAAATACGGTCTCGCGTTCGTGATGGTCGCGAGCTACTTCGGCTCGGGGTCGGTCTTCATCGCGAGCTCGGCCGGTGTCCAGTACGGCTACGCGCTGCTTTGGGCGGTCGTGGGGGCGGTGGTCCTCGGGTTCATCGCCCAGTACATCAGCGCGCGCCTCGGGATCTTCGGCAAACCGCTGATGACGTTCATCCACGAGCGGGTCGGCACGCCGGTAGCGACGGCGCTCGCGCTCGTGCTCTCGGTCGGCTGTATCGCGTGGGGGCTCGCGCTCACGGCCGCCGTCGGCGAGGGGGTCTCCGTGCTGCTCGGCGGGGCGATCCAGTGGCAACCGATCGCGGTCGCCTGCGGGGTCCTCGCGATCGTCGTCGGCATCCTCGGCTACGACGCGGTCGAGAAGGTCATGATCACGATGATGTTCGGGCTGTTGATCGCCTACGTCGTCGTCGCGGTCGGGAGCGGTCCCTCCATCGGTGGCGTCGCCGGCGGGTTCGTGCCCGGGATCCCGGACATCGGCGCGCTCACGCTCGTCGCGAGCATCCTCGGAACCACCGCGCTCTGGCCCAACTTCTTCCTCGAATCCATCCTGGTTCGGGAGAAGGGGTGGACCGACGAGTTCGCGATCCCGACGATGCGGCTGGACCTCGGCGTCGGCTACGCCATCGGCGGGGTCGTCACGATGGCGATCGTGATCGCGACGGCGGCGGTGCTCCGGCCGGCCGGGATCACGGAGATAGCGACGTTCATCACGCCCGGACGGGCGCTGGCCGACGTCCTCGGCGACTGGGCGTTGGTCCTCTTCCTCGTCGGGGCGATCGTCGCGGCGTTCAACAGCATCGTCCCCATCATGTGGACGCCCGCCTACATCATCCCGCAGGCCACCGGGCGGGACGTGGACAGCGACGACCGGCTCTTCCGGATCGTCTACATCATCGGTATCGGGGTCAGCGCGCTCTCGCCGCTTGTGGCGGCCTTCTTCGGGTTGAGTGTCGTGGACATGATCGTGTTGTTCCCGGCGCTCAACGGCGTGATCGGCCTCCCGATCACCGCGGTCTGTCTCGTCTGGGCGGCGAACAGCACGGGCCTGCTGGGCGAGCACACGAACGGGCCGGCGCTGAACGCCGTCGGTGCCGTGCTCGTGGTCCTCTCGGTCGTGCTCGGCGTCTCCTCGGCCCAGAGCGTGATCGGCGCGATCACCGGCGGCGGTCTGTAG
- the cbiQ gene encoding cobalt ECF transporter T component CbiQ — protein MTGVVAASVETITTALRAVFAAERVATDDGFLQRRDPRVSLLSMTGLALATMLTRTLAVVVALGLVTVALARLSAVPLRRLLARSAVVPLASALVVLPQIVLLPGDPLVEVVGVTVTEVGVAYVVLFTLRVGVGVALLSLVVMTTRFSAVVAAMRALRIPVALVWTIAVTYRYLFLFFDELQRLILARNSRTTGDSGLRDGWRDARGIAGTFLLRTLDRGERVGRGMRARGGARPPSPYGRSRSLDGADYALVALAVVAVVGSGVIRWSP, from the coding sequence GTGACCGGGGTCGTCGCGGCGTCCGTCGAAACGATCACGACCGCGCTCCGAGCCGTCTTCGCCGCCGAACGGGTCGCGACCGACGACGGTTTCTTACAGCGCCGCGACCCCCGCGTCTCGCTTCTCTCGATGACGGGGCTCGCGCTGGCCACGATGCTCACGCGAACGCTCGCGGTCGTGGTCGCGCTCGGTCTCGTGACGGTCGCGCTCGCGCGGCTGTCCGCCGTCCCGCTGCGCCGACTCCTCGCACGCTCGGCGGTCGTCCCGCTCGCGTCCGCGCTCGTCGTCCTCCCGCAGATCGTATTGCTTCCAGGCGACCCACTCGTAGAGGTGGTCGGCGTGACCGTCACCGAGGTAGGCGTCGCGTACGTCGTCCTGTTCACGTTGCGTGTCGGGGTCGGTGTCGCCCTCCTGTCGTTGGTCGTGATGACGACCCGGTTCTCGGCCGTGGTCGCGGCGATGCGGGCGCTCCGGATCCCGGTCGCGCTCGTCTGGACCATCGCCGTCACCTATCGGTACCTATTCCTGTTCTTCGACGAACTACAACGGCTGATCCTCGCACGGAACAGCCGGACGACCGGGGACTCGGGCCTCCGTGATGGTTGGCGCGACGCGCGGGGGATCGCGGGCACCTTCCTGTTGCGAACCCTCGACCGTGGCGAACGCGTCGGCCGCGGGATGCGGGCCCGTGGTGGTGCGCGACCGCCATCCCCCTACGGCCGGTCGCGAAGCCTCGACGGCGCCGACTACGCGCTGGTCGCGCTGGCCGTCGTCGCCGTCGTCGGGTCGGGGGTGATACGGTGGAGTCCGTGA
- the tbsP gene encoding transcriptional regulator TbsP has translation MSSQNLIETDVANIYRAALADAAGESFVVAASATSVERLVSVLDDLDDPPTVRLFAREDTLKTVMDDFIVASTAADLIENETLSLRIADGDGMSPLVITEGTVFSVVTAGGRVAGLATDDETFSETAREEYADAWADAAPYTLRTPPLSRVRATMEESFGPEMVADFDGVLASLDTARGGDDGLDEVTISLLVAAKNEELLYDISKWGEDTGVASKATFSRTKTRLEEMDLIHTTKVPIDVGRPRLRLLLGDERLADADADELASVAGGLLSANGAAA, from the coding sequence ATGAGTTCCCAGAACCTGATCGAGACGGACGTTGCGAACATCTACCGCGCCGCGCTCGCCGACGCGGCCGGCGAGTCGTTCGTGGTCGCGGCGTCGGCGACGTCGGTCGAACGCCTGGTGTCGGTGCTCGACGACCTCGACGACCCGCCGACGGTTCGGCTGTTCGCCCGCGAGGACACGTTGAAGACGGTGATGGACGACTTCATCGTGGCCAGCACCGCCGCCGACCTCATCGAGAACGAAACCCTCTCGCTCCGCATCGCCGACGGCGACGGCATGAGCCCGCTGGTGATCACCGAGGGGACGGTGTTCTCGGTCGTCACCGCGGGTGGACGGGTTGCCGGGCTCGCCACCGACGACGAGACGTTCAGCGAGACCGCCCGCGAGGAGTACGCGGACGCGTGGGCGGACGCCGCCCCCTACACGCTCCGGACCCCGCCGCTCTCGCGCGTGCGAGCGACGATGGAGGAGTCGTTCGGCCCCGAGATGGTGGCCGATTTCGACGGGGTGCTGGCCTCGCTCGACACCGCACGCGGCGGCGACGACGGGCTCGACGAGGTCACGATCAGCCTGCTCGTCGCGGCCAAGAACGAGGAGCTCCTCTACGACATCTCGAAGTGGGGCGAGGACACCGGCGTGGCGAGCAAGGCCACGTTCTCGCGAACCAAGACCCGGCTCGAAGAGATGGACCTGATCCACACCACGAAGGTCCCGATCGACGTCGGTCGACCACGGCTCCGGCTCCTGCTCGGCGACGAGCGCCTCGCCGACGCCGACGCCGACGAGCTCGCGTCGGTCGCCGGGGGGCTCCTCTCGGCGAACGGTGCGGCCGCCTGA
- a CDS encoding PDGLE domain-containing protein, producing MSAVRTNPWVRRACLGILVLVLLAPVFGWASGAVGYAEPLENAAEATGAGDAAVTLHAGFLPDYAVPGLGAPLGTLVSALVGTALTLGVAVGVGRLLER from the coding sequence GTGAGCGCCGTCCGAACGAACCCGTGGGTTCGCCGGGCGTGTCTCGGTATCCTCGTTCTCGTCCTCTTGGCTCCGGTCTTCGGGTGGGCATCGGGGGCCGTCGGCTACGCCGAACCGCTCGAGAACGCCGCCGAGGCGACGGGTGCTGGCGATGCCGCCGTCACGCTCCACGCCGGGTTCCTCCCTGACTACGCGGTCCCCGGTCTCGGCGCGCCGCTCGGTACGCTGGTCTCGGCGCTCGTCGGGACGGCGCTGACCCTCGGTGTCGCCGTCGGGGTCGGTCGGCTCCTCGAACGGTGA
- a CDS encoding energy-coupling factor ABC transporter permease: MHIPDGFLDPWVAGLLWLGTGMAVGVAVVRARGELGDERTPLLGVVAAGIFAAQMLNWPIPGGTSAHFVGGAFAGILLGPYLGVLAMTAVVTIQALVFGDGGIIALGANLFTMAVVDVLVGYVLFRLLRRVHENGAAFVAGWAAITVSALVVGVAVGASSAFAYELGVTVPVMVVGHALLGLVEGAITAAVYGSVVNARPDLVLGRFADEPVSPEVDL; the protein is encoded by the coding sequence ATGCACATTCCGGATGGGTTTCTCGACCCCTGGGTTGCGGGCCTCCTCTGGCTCGGAACGGGGATGGCGGTCGGTGTCGCGGTCGTCCGTGCTCGCGGCGAACTCGGTGACGAGCGGACCCCGTTACTCGGCGTCGTGGCGGCCGGTATCTTCGCCGCCCAGATGCTGAACTGGCCGATCCCCGGCGGAACCAGCGCCCACTTCGTCGGCGGTGCGTTCGCCGGCATCCTCCTCGGGCCGTACCTCGGTGTCCTCGCCATGACGGCCGTCGTCACGATCCAGGCGCTCGTCTTCGGCGACGGCGGCATCATCGCGCTCGGCGCGAACCTCTTCACGATGGCCGTGGTCGACGTGCTCGTTGGCTACGTGCTCTTCCGACTCCTGCGGAGGGTGCACGAGAACGGCGCGGCGTTCGTGGCCGGCTGGGCGGCGATCACGGTTTCGGCGCTCGTGGTCGGGGTCGCCGTCGGTGCCTCGTCGGCGTTCGCCTACGAACTCGGTGTGACCGTTCCCGTCATGGTCGTCGGCCACGCGTTGCTGGGACTCGTCGAGGGGGCGATCACGGCCGCCGTCTACGGCTCCGTCGTGAACGCCCGACCGGACCTCGTCCTCGGACGGTTCGCGGACGAACCGGTCTCGCCGGAGGTGGACCTGTGA
- a CDS encoding DUF7550 family protein produces MDDNMTTTTGGGLASNAADDPRETAPMSPFSARAAGIGFVVLLIGLVVVFGIPVVLG; encoded by the coding sequence ATGGACGACAACATGACGACGACGACCGGCGGCGGACTGGCCTCGAACGCGGCGGACGACCCCCGGGAGACCGCCCCGATGAGCCCGTTCTCGGCGCGGGCGGCGGGGATCGGGTTCGTCGTGTTGCTGATCGGGTTGGTGGTCGTCTTCGGGATCCCGGTCGTACTCGGGTAG
- the nikR gene encoding nickel-responsive transcriptional regulator NikR, with protein sequence MSEEIERMSVTLPPSLLDEFDTVVDVGEYDSRSEATRDALRAFVTEFNQQTDLSGALSGTVVVLYEHDHSGVSDAMTELQHDFTETIIAVHHVHLSDHLCLESIAVDGTGERIEALLSRIRPLKGVHQVKLTVVEADR encoded by the coding sequence GTGAGCGAGGAGATCGAGCGGATGAGCGTCACGCTTCCGCCAAGCCTCCTCGACGAGTTCGACACCGTCGTGGACGTCGGCGAGTACGACAGCCGGTCCGAGGCGACGAGGGACGCCCTCCGCGCGTTCGTCACCGAGTTCAACCAGCAGACCGACCTCTCCGGGGCCCTCAGCGGGACGGTGGTCGTGCTCTACGAACACGACCACAGCGGTGTGAGCGACGCGATGACCGAGCTCCAGCACGACTTCACCGAGACGATCATCGCGGTCCACCACGTCCACCTCAGCGACCACCTCTGTCTGGAGTCGATCGCCGTCGACGGAACCGGGGAGCGGATCGAGGCGTTGCTGTCCCGGATCCGGCCGCTGAAGGGCGTCCACCAGGTCAAACTCACCGTCGTCGAGGCGGACCGATAG
- a CDS encoding alanyl-tRNA editing protein, with the protein MTEELYLPAGEYQRTFDAEVVAADGAGPSVVLDRTLFYKEGGGQPPDHGTLSWDGGEARVVDVRKDHGEIRHELDGDVPEVGTAVHGDLDWERRHAHMRYHTAQHVVSKVVLDDYDASTAGNQVYPDHARIDFEPADFDESDLRAIEERANDLIARDLPVRKENRSRAALEEETPEGRTNLDLIPESVDPLRAVSIGDIDVCPCGGTHVDSLAELGEIQITDRTSKGANVDRIEFVLHDPATDD; encoded by the coding sequence ATGACCGAGGAGCTCTACCTCCCGGCCGGGGAGTACCAGCGCACGTTCGACGCGGAGGTCGTCGCCGCCGACGGGGCCGGCCCGAGCGTCGTGCTTGACCGGACGCTGTTCTACAAGGAGGGCGGCGGCCAGCCACCCGACCACGGCACGCTCTCGTGGGACGGCGGCGAGGCGCGCGTCGTCGACGTCCGCAAGGACCACGGCGAGATCCGACACGAACTGGACGGTGACGTCCCCGAAGTGGGAACCGCGGTCCACGGCGACCTCGACTGGGAGCGCCGCCACGCCCACATGCGATACCACACCGCCCAGCACGTCGTCTCGAAGGTCGTCCTCGACGACTACGACGCGAGCACGGCGGGCAATCAGGTCTACCCCGACCACGCCCGTATCGACTTCGAACCGGCGGACTTCGACGAGTCCGACCTCCGGGCGATCGAGGAGCGCGCGAACGACCTCATCGCGCGCGACCTCCCAGTTCGAAAGGAGAACCGGTCGCGGGCGGCGCTCGAAGAGGAGACGCCCGAGGGCCGGACTAACCTCGACCTGATCCCCGAGAGCGTCGACCCGCTCCGGGCGGTCTCGATCGGCGACATCGACGTTTGTCCCTGCGGCGGCACCCACGTCGACTCCCTGGCCGAACTCGGCGAGATCCAGATCACCGACCGGACCTCGAAGGGCGCGAACGTCGATCGGATCGAGTTCGTTCTCCACGACCCCGCGACGGACGACTGA
- the hisF gene encoding imidazole glycerol phosphate synthase subunit HisF — protein MLTKRIIPCIDVDLDEDGEPAVYTGVNFEDLTYSGDPVEMAREYNAAGADEFVFLDITASADGRATMLDVVSRVADEVFIPLTVGGGIRTRDDIKETLRAGADKVSINTAALDRPELITEGAAAFGNQCIVISVDARRRFDGEGDHYTTVDGESCWFECTVKGGREGTGVDVVTWAREAEDRGAGELFVNSIDADGTKDGYDVPLTRAVCETVSTPVIASSGCGGPGDMDEVFTEAGADAALAASIFHFGEYSIGEVKEYLADHDVPVRR, from the coding sequence ATGCTGACAAAGCGCATCATTCCCTGTATCGACGTCGACCTCGACGAGGACGGCGAGCCAGCGGTCTACACCGGCGTGAACTTCGAGGACCTGACCTACTCCGGCGACCCGGTCGAGATGGCCCGGGAGTACAACGCCGCCGGCGCGGACGAGTTCGTCTTCCTCGACATCACCGCCTCGGCCGACGGCCGCGCGACGATGCTCGACGTCGTGTCGCGGGTGGCCGACGAGGTGTTCATCCCCCTGACCGTGGGCGGCGGTATTCGGACTCGGGACGACATCAAGGAGACGCTTCGGGCGGGGGCGGACAAGGTCTCGATCAACACGGCGGCGCTCGACAGACCCGAACTCATCACGGAGGGGGCGGCGGCCTTCGGGAACCAGTGTATCGTGATCTCGGTCGACGCCCGTCGACGGTTCGACGGCGAGGGCGACCACTATACGACCGTGGACGGCGAGTCGTGCTGGTTCGAGTGTACGGTGAAGGGCGGGCGCGAGGGCACCGGCGTCGACGTCGTGACGTGGGCGCGCGAGGCCGAGGACCGAGGGGCGGGCGAACTGTTCGTCAACTCGATCGACGCCGACGGCACGAAGGACGGCTACGACGTTCCGCTCACGCGAGCGGTCTGTGAGACCGTCTCGACACCGGTGATCGCCTCCTCGGGCTGTGGCGGACCCGGCGACATGGACGAGGTGTTCACCGAGGCGGGCGCGGACGCTGCGCTCGCGGCTTCTATCTTTCACTTCGGCGAGTACTCCATCGGGGAGGTCAAGGAGTACCTCGCCGACCACGACGTTCCGGTCCGGCGTTAG
- a CDS encoding energy-coupling factor ABC transporter ATP-binding protein, with the protein MESVIEARELTHEYPDGTTAIRDVTLAIEAGERVAVVGANGSGKSTLQLLLGGLVDPSAGVVEYFGETTDAEAVRDRLGVLLQDPNDYLFNTTVREDLEYGPAQLGIPRETADRRVAALADELGLRGLLDRPPFRLSGGEKQRAAFASVLAFDPDVLLLDEPFGAVDAHYRERIRQLVTDHEGTVVLFTPSLDAVPAVAERVVVVGRDGTVVADGSVRDVLTDGSLLAENGLRPPATVRLFEGILDTAELPLTVAAAREYLLREEG; encoded by the coding sequence GTGGAGTCCGTGATCGAGGCGCGGGAGCTGACACACGAGTATCCGGACGGAACGACGGCGATCCGGGACGTCACGCTCGCCATCGAGGCGGGCGAACGGGTCGCGGTCGTGGGCGCGAACGGGTCGGGCAAGAGCACGCTCCAGCTTCTCCTCGGCGGGCTCGTCGATCCATCCGCCGGGGTGGTGGAGTACTTCGGTGAGACGACCGACGCCGAAGCGGTCAGGGACCGGCTCGGCGTGCTACTCCAGGACCCGAACGACTACCTCTTCAACACCACCGTCCGCGAGGACCTCGAGTACGGCCCGGCACAGCTCGGGATACCACGGGAGACGGCGGACCGGCGGGTGGCGGCGCTCGCCGACGAACTCGGACTTCGTGGGCTGCTGGACCGACCGCCGTTTCGGCTTTCGGGCGGCGAGAAGCAGCGGGCGGCGTTCGCGAGCGTGCTCGCGTTCGACCCCGACGTCCTCCTGCTCGACGAACCGTTCGGTGCCGTCGACGCCCACTACCGGGAGCGAATCCGACAGCTGGTGACCGACCACGAGGGGACCGTGGTGCTGTTCACGCCATCGCTCGACGCCGTCCCCGCGGTCGCCGAGCGCGTTGTCGTCGTCGGACGGGACGGCACCGTCGTCGCGGACGGTTCCGTTCGGGACGTCCTGACGGACGGCTCGCTGCTGGCCGAGAACGGGCTCCGACCGCCGGCGACGGTGCGGCTCTTCGAGGGGATCCTCGACACGGCCGAACTTCCCCTGACCGTCGCGGCGGCACGAGAGTATCTCCTCCGCGAGGAGGGGTAG
- a CDS encoding SWIM zinc finger family protein: protein MSTTTSYDDALATRPFKHAIDRRDRRALSERLVVLEHGPGIYEVYSEDGTEYLVDIRTPSCTCPDFMYREADCKHIRRARIEAGEHDLDSLAATVEETIGKLDDHIANLAAQRAELVRLQRDIERFADDA, encoded by the coding sequence ATGAGCACGACCACATCGTACGACGACGCGCTCGCGACGCGACCGTTCAAGCACGCGATCGACAGGCGCGACCGGCGGGCGCTCTCCGAGCGGCTGGTCGTCCTCGAACACGGGCCGGGTATCTACGAGGTCTACAGCGAGGACGGCACCGAGTACCTCGTGGACATCCGAACCCCGTCGTGTACCTGTCCGGACTTCATGTACCGCGAGGCTGATTGCAAGCACATCCGTCGCGCCCGGATCGAAGCCGGCGAGCACGACCTCGACTCGCTCGCCGCGACGGTCGAGGAAACCATCGGGAAACTCGACGACCACATCGCGAACCTCGCCGCGCAGCGTGCCGAGCTCGTGCGTCTCCAGCGCGACATCGAGCGGTTCGCTGACGACGCCTAA